Proteins from a single region of Apium graveolens cultivar Ventura chromosome 7, ASM990537v1, whole genome shotgun sequence:
- the LOC141671496 gene encoding uncharacterized protein LOC141671496 translates to MGKKRKSVATSLDEVDRSMYSTFCNGANAISQLYSQAINHQKLSFQSGERHALEKLYQWILRQQEGGSRVTTADILSYIQADLDYCGEEPSLSPRAPLQNHQLQAASSGLSGGPVAGQVFRSEHNDQQSKSYVFSNALSSPVRRSLQNYHISQGEFDPNGVQQPTTGTRNNRPNSAQLPNSNSNDSSMDMHSDSPGHESTF, encoded by the exons ATGGGTAAGAAAAGAAAGTCAGTTGCAACAAGCCTAGACGAGGTAGATCGAAGCATGTACTCCACTTTTTGTAACGGCGCTAATGCCATTTCTCAGCTTTATTCTCAGGCTATTAATCATCAGAAGCTTTCTTTTCAATCCGGTGAACGTCATGCCTTG GAAAAACTTTATCAGTGGATATTGAGACAACAAGAGGGAGGATCAAGAGTGACAACGGCCGACATACTCTCTTACATACAG GCTGATTTGGACTATTGTGGAGAGGAGCCATCTCTATCACCTAGAGCACCACTGCAGAACCATCAGTTGCAAGCTGCATCTTCAGGCCTCTCTGGTGGACCAGTGGCTGGACAAGTTTTTCGATCAGAACACAATGATCAACAGTCTAAGAGTTATGTTTTCTCGAACGCTCTGTCGAGCCCTGTTCGTCGGAGTCTTCAAAACTATCATATTTCTCAAGGAGAATTCGACCCAAATGGCGTACAACAACCTACTACTGGAACACGAAATAACAGGCCCAACTCTGCTCAACTGCCCAACAGCaactcaaatgattcctctatgGACATGCATTCAGATAGTCCTGGTCATGAATCAACTTTTTGA